From one Coffea eugenioides isolate CCC68of chromosome 11, Ceug_1.0, whole genome shotgun sequence genomic stretch:
- the LOC113753437 gene encoding serine/threonine-protein kinase BLUS1 isoform X1: MEKMMEKKFPLDAKDYKLYEEVGEGVSASVYRALCVPFNEIVAIKVLDLEKCNNDLDGIRREVLTMSLIDHPNVLRAHCSFTTGHHLWVVMPYMAGGSCLHIIKSAHPDGFEEPVIATLLREVLNALVYLHGQGHIHRDVKAGNILIDTNGAVKLADFGVAACMFDTGDRQRSRNTFVGTPCWMAPEVMQQLHGYDFKADIWSLGITALELAHGHAPFSKYPPMKVLLMTLQNAPPGLDYERDKRFSKSFREIVAACLVKDPKKRPSSEKLLKHPFFKHARSYEYLSRTILDGLPPLGDRFRMLKAKEADFLVQNKSLYEDKEQLSQQEYIRGISAWNFNLEDLKNQAALIPDTDITNAEDQCMSPKQGAGLHDAFSPTERPSLDRPVPNSVGHMEDRLNDIHDLENSLAAFPMKPLRALKGCFDVCEDDSGAGSPCWKHAVQPEQFSQVQSSRKCKSQEVGRDDGESPGQSSSLTRSAIPGHKKLLSGSIMQDNVSSPKKVTGDGDREYMQPKYTSERNYSGPLQYRQKKDIINPTSGDDMSEGAVVQRKGRFKVTSADLSPRGPTNSFFGASSGGSTIPLSSSLTAVSILPSLQCILHQNSIQREEIMKLIKYVEQSGPTDFVEGGINDLLQVPPTTSREKELQSHVIQLQQSIGSLVEELQRQRLKNAQLEKKASALLKDEKT; this comes from the exons ATGGAAAAGATGATGGAGAAAAAGTTTCCCCTTGATGCAAAAGACTACAAGTTATATGAGGAAGTTGGAGAAGGTGTCAGTGCATCAGTATATCGAGCTCTCTGCGTTCCGTTTAATGAGATagttgcaattaaggttcttGATCTGGAAAAGTGTAATAACGATCTG GATGGCATTCGTCGAGAGGTACTAACAATGAGTTTGATTGACCATCCCAATGTATTACGTGCGCACTGCTCATTCACTACAGGCCACCATCTTTGGGTTGTCATGCCATACATGGCTGGGGGATCTTGCCTTCATATAATAAAATCTGCTCATCCAGATGGTTTTGAGGAACCGGTGATTGCAACATTGCTACGTGAAGTACTTAACGCTCTTGTTTATCTTCATGGGCAGGGGCACATACATAGAGATGTGAAG GCTGGGAACATTCTAATTGATACTAATGGAGCTGTCAAGTTAGCAGACTTTGGGGTTGCTGCATGCATGTTTGATACTGGTGATAGACAACGTTCTAGAAACACATTTGTTGGAACTCCATGCTG GATGGCACCTGAAGTCATGCAGCAACTGCATGGATATGATTTTAA AGCAGATATTTGGTCATTAGGAATAACAGCACTTGAACTTGCTCATGGTCATGCACCGTTCTCTAAATACCCCCCAATGAAG GTTCTTCTCATGACTTTGCAAAATGCACCCCCTGGTTTGGACTATGAAAGAGATAAGAGATTTTCAAAG TCCTTCAGAGAAATTGTAGCTGCTTGCTTAGTCAAGGATCCAAAGAAACGACCCTCTTCAGAAAAGCTTTTGAAGCACCCTTTCTTTAAACATGCACGGTCATATGAATATTTATCACGTACAATTCTTGACGGGCTTCCTCCTTTAGGTGATCGTTTTAGGATGCTTAAG GCAAAAGAAGCAGATTTTCTGGTGCAGAATAAGTCATTATACGAGGACAAAGAGCAGTTATCTCAG CAAGAATACATCCGAGGAATTAGTGCTTGGAATTTTAATCTGGAGGATTTGAAGAATCAAGCTGCTTTG ATTCCGGACACTGATATCACAAATGCTGAAGATCAATGTATGAGTCCTAAGCAAGGGGCTGGGCTACATGATGCTTTTTCTCCCACAGAGAGGCCATCCCTTGATAGGCCTGTCCCAAATTCTGTGGGTCATATGGAG GATAGGCTCAATGATATCCATGACCTGGAGAATTCACTTGCTGCCTTTCCTATGAAACCTCTCCGGGCACTGAA AGGCTGTTTTGATGTGTGTGAGGATGACTCGGGTGCTGGTAGTCCATGTTGGAAACATGCTGTTCAACCTGAACAGTTCTCTCAAGTACAGTCATCAAGAAAATGTAAAAGTCAAGAAGTTGGCAGGGATGATGGTGAGAGTCCAGGGCAAAGTAGCTCCTTGACACGTTCTGCTATTCCAGGgcataaaaaattattaagtgGTTCAATCATGCAGGATAATGTTTCTTCTCCCAAAAAGGTTACTGGTGATGGAGACAG GGAATATATGCAACCAAAATATACCTCAGAACGAAATTATAGTGGTCCTTTGCAGTATCGTCAAAAGAAAGACATCATTAATCCTACTTCAG GGGATGATATGTCTGAAGGTGCTGTTGTCCAAAGAAAGGGGCGTTTTAAAGTCACATCGGCAGATTTGAGTCCCAGG GGTCCTACGAACTCTTTCTTTGGTGCTTCTTCTGGAGGATCGACCATTCCATTGAGCTCAAGCCTTACAGCTGTTTCAATTCTTCCATCCTTGCAATGTATCCTTCATCAGAACAGTATTCAGAGG GAAGAGATAATGAAATTGATTAAATATGTGGAGCAATCTG GCCCTACGGATTTTGTTGAGGGAGGTATCAATGACCTTTTGCAG GTACCACCAACTACTTCGAGGGAAAAGGAGCTGCAATCCCACGTGATTCAATTGCAACAGAG CATTGGGAGTCTGGTCGAGGAACTGCAGAGACAGAGGTTGAAAAATGCTCAG CTGGAAAAGAAAGCGAGTGCATTGCTCAAGGACGAAAAGACGTGA
- the LOC113753437 gene encoding CBL-interacting protein kinase 8 isoform X2, producing the protein MEKMMEKKFPLDAKDYKLYEEVGEGVSASVYRALCVPFNEIVAIKVLDLEKCNNDLDGIRREVLTMSLIDHPNVLRAHCSFTTGHHLWVVMPYMAGGSCLHIIKSAHPDGFEEPVIATLLREVLNALVYLHGQGHIHRDVKAGNILIDTNGAVKLADFGVAACMFDTGDRQRSRNTFVGTPCWMAPEVMQQLHGYDFKADIWSLGITALELAHGHAPFSKYPPMKVLLMTLQNAPPGLDYERDKRFSKQEYIRGISAWNFNLEDLKNQAALIPDTDITNAEDQCMSPKQGAGLHDAFSPTERPSLDRPVPNSVGHMEDRLNDIHDLENSLAAFPMKPLRALKGCFDVCEDDSGAGSPCWKHAVQPEQFSQVQSSRKCKSQEVGRDDGESPGQSSSLTRSAIPGHKKLLSGSIMQDNVSSPKKVTGDGDREYMQPKYTSERNYSGPLQYRQKKDIINPTSGDDMSEGAVVQRKGRFKVTSADLSPRGPTNSFFGASSGGSTIPLSSSLTAVSILPSLQCILHQNSIQREEIMKLIKYVEQSGPTDFVEGGINDLLQVPPTTSREKELQSHVIQLQQSIGSLVEELQRQRLKNAQLEKKASALLKDEKT; encoded by the exons ATGGAAAAGATGATGGAGAAAAAGTTTCCCCTTGATGCAAAAGACTACAAGTTATATGAGGAAGTTGGAGAAGGTGTCAGTGCATCAGTATATCGAGCTCTCTGCGTTCCGTTTAATGAGATagttgcaattaaggttcttGATCTGGAAAAGTGTAATAACGATCTG GATGGCATTCGTCGAGAGGTACTAACAATGAGTTTGATTGACCATCCCAATGTATTACGTGCGCACTGCTCATTCACTACAGGCCACCATCTTTGGGTTGTCATGCCATACATGGCTGGGGGATCTTGCCTTCATATAATAAAATCTGCTCATCCAGATGGTTTTGAGGAACCGGTGATTGCAACATTGCTACGTGAAGTACTTAACGCTCTTGTTTATCTTCATGGGCAGGGGCACATACATAGAGATGTGAAG GCTGGGAACATTCTAATTGATACTAATGGAGCTGTCAAGTTAGCAGACTTTGGGGTTGCTGCATGCATGTTTGATACTGGTGATAGACAACGTTCTAGAAACACATTTGTTGGAACTCCATGCTG GATGGCACCTGAAGTCATGCAGCAACTGCATGGATATGATTTTAA AGCAGATATTTGGTCATTAGGAATAACAGCACTTGAACTTGCTCATGGTCATGCACCGTTCTCTAAATACCCCCCAATGAAG GTTCTTCTCATGACTTTGCAAAATGCACCCCCTGGTTTGGACTATGAAAGAGATAAGAGATTTTCAAAG CAAGAATACATCCGAGGAATTAGTGCTTGGAATTTTAATCTGGAGGATTTGAAGAATCAAGCTGCTTTG ATTCCGGACACTGATATCACAAATGCTGAAGATCAATGTATGAGTCCTAAGCAAGGGGCTGGGCTACATGATGCTTTTTCTCCCACAGAGAGGCCATCCCTTGATAGGCCTGTCCCAAATTCTGTGGGTCATATGGAG GATAGGCTCAATGATATCCATGACCTGGAGAATTCACTTGCTGCCTTTCCTATGAAACCTCTCCGGGCACTGAA AGGCTGTTTTGATGTGTGTGAGGATGACTCGGGTGCTGGTAGTCCATGTTGGAAACATGCTGTTCAACCTGAACAGTTCTCTCAAGTACAGTCATCAAGAAAATGTAAAAGTCAAGAAGTTGGCAGGGATGATGGTGAGAGTCCAGGGCAAAGTAGCTCCTTGACACGTTCTGCTATTCCAGGgcataaaaaattattaagtgGTTCAATCATGCAGGATAATGTTTCTTCTCCCAAAAAGGTTACTGGTGATGGAGACAG GGAATATATGCAACCAAAATATACCTCAGAACGAAATTATAGTGGTCCTTTGCAGTATCGTCAAAAGAAAGACATCATTAATCCTACTTCAG GGGATGATATGTCTGAAGGTGCTGTTGTCCAAAGAAAGGGGCGTTTTAAAGTCACATCGGCAGATTTGAGTCCCAGG GGTCCTACGAACTCTTTCTTTGGTGCTTCTTCTGGAGGATCGACCATTCCATTGAGCTCAAGCCTTACAGCTGTTTCAATTCTTCCATCCTTGCAATGTATCCTTCATCAGAACAGTATTCAGAGG GAAGAGATAATGAAATTGATTAAATATGTGGAGCAATCTG GCCCTACGGATTTTGTTGAGGGAGGTATCAATGACCTTTTGCAG GTACCACCAACTACTTCGAGGGAAAAGGAGCTGCAATCCCACGTGATTCAATTGCAACAGAG CATTGGGAGTCTGGTCGAGGAACTGCAGAGACAGAGGTTGAAAAATGCTCAG CTGGAAAAGAAAGCGAGTGCATTGCTCAAGGACGAAAAGACGTGA
- the LOC113753414 gene encoding proteasome assembly chaperone 3 produces MDVSGPAFPVRQNKLTLEIKGNITDIIMCSYEDHFFVLATQIGSMGTILHARKEEEVSTDPTFEVSVIFGKRDEPMMISCGRQLIEHISHSGSSKPLILSLGLKDHSMATLKGIVSAVIANCLW; encoded by the exons ATGGACGTCTCCGGTCCTGCTTTTCCTGTACGGCAAAATAAGCTCACTCTGGAAATCAAG GGTAACATCACGGATATTATCATGTGCAGCTATGAGGATCACTTTTTT GTTTTGGCTACTCAAATAGGAAGTATGGGAACAATACTGCATGCCAG GAAGGAGGAAGAGGTGTCTACAGATCCAACATTTGAAGTCTCTGTAATATTTGGTAAACGTGATGAG CCAATGATGATATCCTGTGGTCGGCAGCTAATTGAGCACATAAG CCACTCTGGATCTTCAAAGCCCTTAATTCTTTCTCTTGGTCTAAAAGACCACTCCATG GCAACACTCAAAGGCATTGTTTCTGCTGTGATTGCTAACTGCCTTTGGTAA
- the LOC113754334 gene encoding uncharacterized protein LOC113754334 isoform X2, with protein sequence MAKQEQQQWNACSNGSGGAIDNSSCISRNSSNGNSNSNGGLQLQSFFKSIFSKTNDKNSFRERRSKSFFVKRDGGHSDDYGNDDDGSAWAKLPVPHLSPPARSVISRCSKEIHLEAGYRP encoded by the exons ATGGCGAAGCAGGAGCAACAGCAATGGAATGCTTGTAGTAATGGTAGTGGGGGAGCGATTGATAATAGCAGTTGTATTAGTAGAAACAGCAGCAATGGCAATAGCAATAGCAATGGGGGTTTGCAATTGCAGTCTTTTTTCAAATCCATATTTTCCAAGACTAACGACAAAAACAGTTTCAGAGAACGGAGGAGTAAGAGCTTCTTTGTCAAAAGAGACGGTGGTCATTCCGATGACTATGGAAACGACGACGACGGTTCCGCATGGGCTAAGCTGCCCGTTCCTCATCTTTCTCCTCCCGCTCGTTCCGTGATCTCCCGTTGTTCCAA GGAGATTCACTTGGAAGCGGGCTACCGGCCTTAG
- the LOC113754334 gene encoding uncharacterized protein LOC113754334 isoform X1 translates to MAKQEQQQWNACSNGSGGAIDNSSCISRNSSNGNSNSNGGLQLQSFFKSIFSKTNDKNSFRERRSKSFFVKRDGGHSDDYGNDDDGSAWAKLPVPHLSPPARSVISRCSKLPEQNFSQRINY, encoded by the exons ATGGCGAAGCAGGAGCAACAGCAATGGAATGCTTGTAGTAATGGTAGTGGGGGAGCGATTGATAATAGCAGTTGTATTAGTAGAAACAGCAGCAATGGCAATAGCAATAGCAATGGGGGTTTGCAATTGCAGTCTTTTTTCAAATCCATATTTTCCAAGACTAACGACAAAAACAGTTTCAGAGAACGGAGGAGTAAGAGCTTCTTTGTCAAAAGAGACGGTGGTCATTCCGATGACTATGGAAACGACGACGACGGTTCCGCATGGGCTAAGCTGCCCGTTCCTCATCTTTCTCCTCCCGCTCGTTCCGTGATCTCCCGTTGTTCCAA GCTTCCAGAGCAGAATTTCAGCCAAAGAATAAATTACTGa
- the LOC113752965 gene encoding cinnamoyl-CoA reductase-like SNL6, with amino-acid sequence MGIVRIDESQRLEIQEFRRMLLSCAGLHPRKGEDNNDMRHVTTTTAGENDDSHPKLVCVTSGVSFLGIAIVNQLLLRGYSVRLIVHNQEDVEKVREIKASEEMRGSNNMVEAVMANLSQVESLIEAFEGCGGVFHTAAFVDPAGLSGYSKTMAQIEVKATKNIVEACAAASSVRQCVLTSSLLACVWQDKSINNTSLIIDQKCWSDESVCIDKKLWYALGKLRAEKAAWELAKERGLKLATICPGLVTGPEFHYRSLTSTIAYLKGAGEMYADGVLATVDVSRLAKAHICVYEEMKKTSVGRYICFDRRLESQEETEKLARETGIGIDITRDVSVNCPMRFQLSNLKLSMLMSRISRCNEP; translated from the exons ATGGGAATTGTGCGAATAGATGAGAGCCAGAGGCTGGAGATCCAGGAATTCCGGCGCATGCTCTTGTCCTGCGCCGGACTGCACCCGCGGAAAGGCGAGGATAACAATGATATGAGACACGTTACCACCACCACGGCCGGCGAAAACGACGACTCTCATCCTAAGCTGGTCTGCGTCACCAGCGGCGTATCATTTCTCGGAATTGCTATAGTTAATCAACTGTTGCTCCGTGGCTACTCTGTCCGCCTCATCGTTCACAATCAAG AGGACGTGGAAAAGGTGAGAGAAATAAAAGCGTCGGAGGAAATGAGAGGAAGCAACAACATGGTAGAAGCCGTGATGGCCAACTTATCTCAAGTTGAGAGTCTGATAGAAGCATTTGAGGGTTGTGGGGGCGTATTTCACACTGCTGCCTTTGTTGACCCTGCTGGTCTCTCGGGCTATTCC AAAACTATGGCCCAGATAGAAGTCAAGGCAACAAAAAACATCGTAGAAGCTTGTGCAGCGGCATCCTCGGTTAGACAGTGCGTGCTTACATCGTCGCTTCTGGCTTGTGTATGGCAAGACAAATCTATCAATAACACGTCTCTTATAATTGACCAGAAGTGTTGGAGCGATGAATCTGTTTGCATTGACAAAAAG CTATGGTATGCCTTGGGTAAGCTGAGAGCTGAAAAAGCTGCATGGGAGCTGGCCAAGGAAAGGGGGCTTAAACTGGCCACCATCTGTCCGGGACTAGTTACAGGCCCCGAGTTTCACTATAGAAGCTTGACGTCTACAATTGCTTATTTGAAAG GAGCTGGTGAGATGTATGCAGATGGAGTCCTGGCAACAGTTGACGTAAGCAGATTAGCAAAGGCCCATATTTGTGTGTACGAGGAGATGAAGAAGACCTCAGTGGGTAGGTATATTTGCTTTGATCGGAGGCTGGAGAGCCAAGAAGAGACGGAGAAACTGGCAAGAGAGACGGGAATAGGAATTGACATAACGAGAGACGTCTCAGTTAATTGTCCAATGAGATTTCAATTGTCAAATCTTAAACTATCAATGCTAATGTCAAGAATATCGAGATGTAATGAACCCTAG